One window of Haemorhous mexicanus isolate bHaeMex1 chromosome 16, bHaeMex1.pri, whole genome shotgun sequence genomic DNA carries:
- the LOC132334843 gene encoding LOW QUALITY PROTEIN: bolA-like protein 3 (The sequence of the model RefSeq protein was modified relative to this genomic sequence to represent the inferred CDS: inserted 2 bases in 1 codon) codes for MAAAGLSRGPLFLRCRSWXGESRLARLLREKFPRASAIKVVGISGGCGDMYEIHMESELFREKRSVQQHRMVTQTLSEEITHMPGLRIFTSAPKG; via the exons atggcggcggcggggctgagCCGGGGCCCG CTGTTCCTGCGCTGCCGCTCCTG CGGGGAGTCGCGCCTGGCGCGGCTGCTGCGGGAGAAATTCCCGCGGGCTTCGGCCATCAAGGTGGTGGGCATCTCAG GAGGCTGCGGTGACATGTATGAGATCCACATGGAGTCGGAGTTGTTCCGGGAGAAGCgctcagtgcagcagcacaggatggtgacccag ACGCTGAGCGAGGAGATCACGCACATGCCCGGCCTGCGCATCTTCACCTCGGCCCccaagggctga